The window CAAACCAAAACCAAAGAGGTGGATGTTCTTTCAGCTAATGAATTTCGTTCGACCGTTGAAGAAAACCTGAATCCATCTGCTCAACAACTACTCGGGGATGCAAATACAAACTGGCAAAGTCAAATTTATGATGATGCCATAAGTCAAGAACACAACATCAGTTTCTCGGGTGCAGCAAGTAACGTCCCATATCGCGTTTCTTTAGGGTTCAATGGCAGCAACGGTATCCTCAAAACATCCAGTATGGATCGTTTTACGGGATCTATCGCAGTGAATCCTTCTTTTCTTGATGATGACTTACAAGTTGATCTTAACTTAAAAGGATCACGTGTTGATAACCGGTTTGCTGAGCGTGGAGCCATTAATACGGCTATTACGTACGATCCCACAAAACCAGTAAGTGTAGAAAATAACTTTGGCAACTATTACGCCTGGACGGGGCAAAATGGTAATCCAATTTCGATTGCACCGGCAAATCCAATGGCATTGTTGGAACAAACTAAAGATGAAGCTACGACATATCGTACAATTGGTAGTGCTAAATTTGACTATATAATGCCGTTCCAGGAAAATTTAACGGCTACATTAAATCTTGGTTTTGACTACTCTGATGTAGGAGATGGAAGTATCAGGATAACAGACCAAGCTGCTTTTGACTATGTTGGAGAAGGCGAACCTAATGGTACACGTCAATCTTACGATCAACGAAAAGAAAATGAACTCCTCGATTTCTACCTGAACTATAAAGAAGATTTGGAATCGATAAACAGTAATTTGGATGTAACAGCTGGATATTCCTGGGAACATCATTACGAAGAAAGTTCTAATTATGTTACCAATTTCAACACCTCCGATACGTTGGTTGTTGATGAGGACACTGACTTTAGAACTGAACATTATATTGTCTCATTCTTTGGACGAATGAACTATACGTTCAATGATAAGTACTTATTAACCGCTACCTTGCGTCAAGATGGTACTTCCCGGTTTGCTGAAGATGAGCGCTGGGGACTCTTCCCTTCTGCAGCAGTTGCCTGGAAAATACATGAAGAGTCTTTCTTAGATGGGTTTGAAGACCTTAACCAGCTCAAATTACGTTTGGGTTACGGGGTAACAGGTCAGCAGCGTATTGGCCAGGGTGATTATCCCTATCTTGCACGATACACAGCCAGTGAATCCACTGCACGATATCTGTTTGGTAACGATTTTGTTACTACCCTGCGTCCCGAAGGTTATAACGCGAACCTAAAGTGGGAAGAAACGACAACCTATAATGTCGCCTTAGATTACGGGTTCTTTAATGACCGACTGTTTGGTTCTGTTGAAGCGTATCATCGCAGAACGGACGATCTGTTGAATGTGATTCCTGTTCCCGCTGGTACAAACTTCACGAACCGAATCCTATCCAATATTGGTACGCTTGAAGTACAAGGGCTCGAGTTTAATGTAACAGGACGCTTGATATCTACCGAAGATTCGTACTTAGAAGTAGGATTTAACGCTTCTCACAACGTTAACGAAATCACCAAGCTTACCAATGTTGAGTCTGAAAACTACATTGGCGTAGAAACCGGTGGCATTTCTGGAGGCGTAGGTAACACCATTCAAATTCACAGTGAGGGGCATCCACGAAGTTCATTCTTTGTGTATGAACAAGTGTACGACGAAAATGGAAACCCCTTAGACGGCGTTTATGTTGACCGTAACGGTGACGGACAGATAACAGCTGATGATAAATACCGTTATGAAGACCCTGCACCTGATTTTACCTTTGGCTTCTCTTCCAGGTTTGAATACAAAAATTGGGATGCCTCTTTCTCTGCCCGGGCAAATGTTGGAAACTATGTATACAATAACGTAGCGTCTAATCACACGGTATACGAGTTTATGTACAACAGTCAGGGCTATTTAAATAATGCAATGACCGACATCAACGATTATGGATTCAGCAATGCGCAATATATGTCTGATCACTATGTCGAAAACGCTTCATTCCTCCGAATGGATAATATGTCGGTAGGATACAGTTTTAATAATCTGTTTGACCGGGTTAAATCGCTGCGCGTTTCTGGTACTGTGCAAAATGCTTTTGTAATAACCAATTACAGTGGGCTTGACCCCGAGGTATTTAATGGCATAGACAATGAAGTATATCCACGGCCACGTACCTTTATTCTCGGCCTTAGCCTGAACTTTTAATTGAAATTTTTTAAAACCGACCATTATGTTTAACACAAAACTAAAAATAGTTTCGGTAGCACTAATTGCCTTAATGGCTGTTACTGTTACTTCGTGTACGGACGATCTCAATACCAGTCCGATTGATGACGATGTTGAAACATCAGAGTCAGTATACACCGGTCCAGATAAATACCGTCAAGTACTGGCTAAGTTATATGCAGGGTTTGCCACTACGGGTCAACAAGGACCTGCAGGTAATCCTGATATCCAGGGCATCGATGAAGGCTTTTCAAGCTATATTCGACAGCTGTGGGTTGCGCAAGAAATCTCAACAGACGAAGCTGTTGTAGGATGGAATGATACGGGCCTTCCCGAATTCAACTACCAAGAATGGAATGCCTCCAATGACTTTGTCATGGCGCTTTACAGCCGAATATACTATCAAATTGCCCTTGCTAACGAGTTTATTCGTAATGCCCAAGGCAATGACAACCAGCAGGTGCAGCAGTACCTTGCTGAAGCTCGTTTTTTGCGGGCACTTAGTTACTGGCATGCACTCGATATGTTTGGTGGCAACGTACCATTTGTAACCGAAGACGATCCTGTTGGGGCCTACCAACCAGAACCAATTGGTGCACAGGAACTCTTCAATTACATTGAGACTGAACTCACTGAAATTGAAAGTGAAATGCCTGCCCCTGGTGATAACGATTATGGACGTGCTGATCAGGGTGCCGTTTGGACGCTGTTAACGAAACTGTACCTCAATGCAGAAGTGTATACTGATGAAGCTCGTTATGACGATGCCGTTACTTATGCCAACAATGTGATTGATCAAGGTGGTTATACCCTGGATGAAGATTATGAGCACTTATTCATGGCCGATAA of the Fodinibius sp. Rm-B-1B1-1 genome contains:
- a CDS encoding TonB-dependent receptor, with translation MIPIKKLLITSCLILGLTLPGLAQTSVSGTVIDAETGETLPGVNITVKDMPERGTATNIDGEFTLNVPSLEETLVFSFVGYVTQEVPLNGQQNIEVSLSPDVQQLEDVVVIGYGTQDVDDNTGSVTAVNASDFNEGAVTNAGELFQGKAAGVNVTSNDGAPGSGTTIRIRGGSSLSASNDPLFVVDGVPLDGESVSGMRNPLNTINPNDIESISILKDASATAIYGSRASNGVILITTKRGSAERGFEASYTGKLSYQTKTKEVDVLSANEFRSTVEENLNPSAQQLLGDANTNWQSQIYDDAISQEHNISFSGAASNVPYRVSLGFNGSNGILKTSSMDRFTGSIAVNPSFLDDDLQVDLNLKGSRVDNRFAERGAINTAITYDPTKPVSVENNFGNYYAWTGQNGNPISIAPANPMALLEQTKDEATTYRTIGSAKFDYIMPFQENLTATLNLGFDYSDVGDGSIRITDQAAFDYVGEGEPNGTRQSYDQRKENELLDFYLNYKEDLESINSNLDVTAGYSWEHHYEESSNYVTNFNTSDTLVVDEDTDFRTEHYIVSFFGRMNYTFNDKYLLTATLRQDGTSRFAEDERWGLFPSAAVAWKIHEESFLDGFEDLNQLKLRLGYGVTGQQRIGQGDYPYLARYTASESTARYLFGNDFVTTLRPEGYNANLKWEETTTYNVALDYGFFNDRLFGSVEAYHRRTDDLLNVIPVPAGTNFTNRILSNIGTLEVQGLEFNVTGRLISTEDSYLEVGFNASHNVNEITKLTNVESENYIGVETGGISGGVGNTIQIHSEGHPRSSFFVYEQVYDENGNPLDGVYVDRNGDGQITADDKYRYEDPAPDFTFGFSSRFEYKNWDASFSARANVGNYVYNNVASNHTVYEFMYNSQGYLNNAMTDINDYGFSNAQYMSDHYVENASFLRMDNMSVGYSFNNLFDRVKSLRVSGTVQNAFVITNYSGLDPEVFNGIDNEVYPRPRTFILGLSLNF